DNA sequence from the Fundidesulfovibrio magnetotacticus genome:
GCCGAGATGTTCCAGCGCCACGGCTTCGTGGAGTTCCTGCCCTGGTCCGGGCTTACGCCCGCCTCCCTGGGCACCAAGGTGCTGGCCCTCATCGACAACCCCAAGGGCTGCTGCCCCTGCGTGAACGCCTTCCGCTTCTCCGGGCTGGACGTGATCTCCCAGCGCATGGCCGAATTCCGGGGGGAGGGCCAGTGAACGGCGTGCTGGGCATGATCCTCAAGGGCTATCCGCGCATCTCCGAAACCTTCATCTCCAACGAGATCGCCCTGCTGGAAAGCATGGGCCTCCCCATCCGCATCCTCTCCATGCGCCACCCGCGCGAGAACTTCACCCACGAGTCGGTCAAGCGCATCAAAGCCCCCGTGGACTACCTCCCCGAAACCATCCAGGGCAACGTCTGGCGGCTGCTCTCGGCCAACCTGGCCTGCCTGGCCGCCTCGCCCCGGCGCTATTTGAGGGGCCTGGCCGAGATGCTGCGCCGCCTGGCCCGCACGCGCCGCGCCGCCACCGCCAAGCACCTGCTCCAGGCCGGATACCTGGCCGCGCGCGTGCTGCCCGGTTCCGGCGTCACGCACCTGCACGCCCACTTCGCCCACTCGCCCACGTCGGTGGCGGCCTTCGCCTCCATCCTCACGGGACTGCCCTTCAGCTTCACCGCCCACGCCAAGGACATCTACACCCAGGACCCCGCGCGCCTGGCCGAAAAGCTCGCGGCGGCGCGCTTCGTGGTCACCTGCACGGGCTACAACAAGAAGCACCTCGACGCCCTCAACCCCGCCGACACCCCCGTGCACCGCGTCTACCACGGCATCGACCTGGACCTCTTCCACCCCGGCGAGCCCCGCCTGGAGGCCCGCCAGCCCTACGAGATCCTCACCGTGGCCCGGCTCACCCCCAAGAAGGGCCTGCTCACCGTGTTCGCCGCCCTGGCGCGCCTGGCCGACGCGGGCCTGGATTTCCGCCACGTGCTCATCGGCACGGGAGAGGAGAAGGACAGGCTCAAGGCCCTGGCCAGGGAGCTGGGCATCGACGCGCGCATCCAGTGGCTGGGCGTGCAGCCCCACGAGGTGGTCCTCACGCGGCTGGCCCGGGCCGACCTCTTCCTGCTGGGCTGCGAGGTGAGCGAAAACGGCGACCGCGACGGCATCCCCAACGTGCTGGCGGAGGCCATGGCCATGGGCGTGCCCGTGGCCTCCACGGCCGTCTCGGCCATCCCGGAGCTGATCGTCTCGGGCGAAAGCGGCCTGCTCGTCCCCCCGCGCGACCCCGACGCCCTGGCCCAGGCCGCCCGCACCCTGCTCACGGACCAGGAGCTGCGCCGCCGGGTAATCCCCGCCGCCAGGGAGCGCGTGCGCGCCGTGTTCGACAACAAGGCCCTCGTGGCGGAACTGGCCCGGCTCTTCGAGCGCCACGTCGGCTGACGCCGCCAGCCATGCGCGTCGCCTTCTACGCACCCCTCAAGCCCCTGGACCACCCGAGGCCCAGCGGCGACCAGACCACCGCCCTGGAGCTGACCGCCCACCTGGCCTCGCGCGGGCACGAGGTCCGCGTGGCCAGCCGCTTCCGGGCCAGGAACCTGGGCGTGCGGCCCTGGGCCTGGCCACGGGCCGCCCTGGAGGCCTGGCGCGCCTCGCGGGGCGCGGCGGACGTGTGGCTCACCCATCACACCTACTGGAAATCCCCCGACGTGATCGGCCCCTTCGCCGCGCGGCGCATGGGCGTGCCCTACGCCGTGTTCCAGGGCATCTATTCCACGAAGCGCCGCCGCGACCCCCTGGCGCGTCTGGGCTTCGAGCTCAACCGCCGGGCGCTGCTCGCGGCCTCGGTGGTCTTCACCAACCGCCTTCTGGACCTCGAGAACCTGCGTCGGCTGCTCCCCGAGGAGCGCCTGTGCCGCGTGGCCCCCTGCATCGACGCCCCGGCCTTCGCCCACGACCCCGAGGCCCGCGCCCGCCTGCGCGCCGCCTGGAACGTGGGCGGGCGTCCCGTGATCCTGGCCGCCGCCATGTTCCGCGACGACGTGAAGACGCAGGGCCTGGAATACCTCCTCACGCGCCTCGCCCGCCTGGAGCGCAGGGACTTCGAACTGGTCCTGGCCGGGGACGGCGAGACCCGGGAGCGCCTGGAGGCCCTCGCCCGCCGGGCCCTGCCCGGACGCGTGCGCTTCCTGGGGCGCGTGGAGCGCGCGAAGCTGCGCCAGGTCTATTCCGCCGCCGATCTTTTCGTCTTTCCCGGAATCCGCGAGAGCCTGGGCATGGTCT
Encoded proteins:
- a CDS encoding glycosyltransferase, whose product is MILKGYPRISETFISNEIALLESMGLPIRILSMRHPRENFTHESVKRIKAPVDYLPETIQGNVWRLLSANLACLAASPRRYLRGLAEMLRRLARTRRAATAKHLLQAGYLAARVLPGSGVTHLHAHFAHSPTSVAAFASILTGLPFSFTAHAKDIYTQDPARLAEKLAAARFVVTCTGYNKKHLDALNPADTPVHRVYHGIDLDLFHPGEPRLEARQPYEILTVARLTPKKGLLTVFAALARLADAGLDFRHVLIGTGEEKDRLKALARELGIDARIQWLGVQPHEVVLTRLARADLFLLGCEVSENGDRDGIPNVLAEAMAMGVPVASTAVSAIPELIVSGESGLLVPPRDPDALAQAARTLLTDQELRRRVIPAARERVRAVFDNKALVAELARLFERHVG
- a CDS encoding glycosyltransferase family 4 protein — its product is MRVAFYAPLKPLDHPRPSGDQTTALELTAHLASRGHEVRVASRFRARNLGVRPWAWPRAALEAWRASRGAADVWLTHHTYWKSPDVIGPFAARRMGVPYAVFQGIYSTKRRRDPLARLGFELNRRALLAASVVFTNRLLDLENLRRLLPEERLCRVAPCIDAPAFAHDPEARARLRAAWNVGGRPVILAAAMFRDDVKTQGLEYLLTRLARLERRDFELVLAGDGETRERLEALARRALPGRVRFLGRVERAKLRQVYSAADLFVFPGIRESLGMVYLEAQAAGLPVAAFLNGGIPEVTAPGETALLTPPFDDRAFLEAVSRLLDDADLRRTMGRAGSARVAALHDRPRAFAVVERRLNDLCRRNP